In a single window of the Raphanus sativus cultivar WK10039 chromosome 9, ASM80110v3, whole genome shotgun sequence genome:
- the LOC108826711 gene encoding protein IDA, translating to MAPCRTMVLLCLVLFLATSSSSVAATRIGATVKTKDMKSLGFKDSLISGYLPKGVPIPPSAPSKRHNSLVDSLPH from the coding sequence ATGGCTCCGTGTCGTACGATGGTTCTGCTCTGTCTTGTCCTGTTTCTGGCGACCAGTAGCTCTTCTGTGGCCGCCACAAGAATTGGAGCCACGGTGAAGACGAAGGATATGAAGAGCTTAGGGTTTAAAGACAGCCTTATTTCTGGTTACTTGCCCAAAGGTGTTCCCATTCCTCCTTCTGCTCCTTCTAAGAGACACAACTCTCTCGTTGACTCTCTTCCTCATTGA
- the LOC130499502 gene encoding piriformospora indica-insensitive protein 2 produces MLRFTKKQQLYFLLCVWCMLVDWSSAETEESEGGPMEKTEKAALYFTIQGFVGDSWNGSYLFPDPCGWTPIQGVTCDLFDDLWYVTALSFGSMRDNSLSCTEIPVIRPQLSELKHLKSLSIFNCFTSPNQYLASISDEKWLDLSKNLETLEIRSNPGLIGELPSFITSLTNLQSLVLLENRLTGSLRENLAKLTRLRRLVLSGNRFTGRIPEVYGLTELLILDLSRNFFSGPLPLSVGGLSSLLKLDVSNNNLEGKLPEELQSLKNLTLLDLRNNSFSGGLTKEIQEMSSLVELVLSNNQLEGDLSGIKWRNLKNLVVLDLSNTGLKGEIPWSILELKKLRFLGLSNNSLGGKLLPQMETEMPCLNALYVNGNNISGELGFSEKFYERMGRRLGVWGNPNLCYHGDEIKNIRDHAPFGVNQCKRIKAETLA; encoded by the exons ATGCTTAGATTCACAAAGAAGCAGCAATTGTATTTTTTACTATGTGTGTGGTGTATGTTGGTGGATTGGAGCAGCGCAGAAACAGAGGAAAGTGAAGGAGGTCCAATGGAGAAAACAGAGAAAGCTGCTCTCTACTTTACAATTCAAGGGTTTGTTGGTGACTCTTGGAATGGTTCCTACCTTTTTCCTGACCCATGTGGTTGGACTCCGATCCAG GGTGTAACTTGTGATCTATTTGATGATCTTTGGTATGTGACTGCTTTAAGCTTTGGGTCTATGCGAGACAACTCTCTTTCTTGTACTGAGATTCCAGTCATCAGACCACAACTCTCTGAGCTCAAGCACCTCAAGTCTCTCTCTATATTCAACTGCTTCACATCACCAAACCAATATCTAGCTTCAATTTCAGATGAGAAGTGGCTAGATCTCTCTAAGAACTTGGAGACACTTGAGATCAGATCAAACCCGGGACTGATCGGTGAACTCCCTTCTTTCATCACTAGCCTCACCAATCTTCAATCTCTAGTGTTGCTAGAAAACCGGTTAACAGGTTCATTGCGAGAGAATTTAGCCAAGTTAACCAGACTCAGACGCTTAGTATTGTCTGGAAACCGGTTTACAGGGAGAATCCCGGAGGTCTATGGCTTAACCGAATTATTGATATTGGATCTAAGCAGGAATTTCTTCTCTGGACCGTTGCCTTTAAGCGTTGGAGGATTGAGTTCACTGCTGAAACTCGATGTTAGTAACAATAACTTGGAAGGAAAGTTACCTGAAGAGTTACAGTCCTTAAAGAATTTGACTCTTTTGGATCTTAGGAACAACAGCTTCTCAGGTGGATTGACCAAAGAGATCCAAGAGATGAGTTCATTGGTTGAACTAGTTTTGTCCAACAACCAGCTAGAAGGGGACTTATCAGGAATAAAGTGGAGAAATCTGAAGAATTTGGTGGTTTTAGATCTCTCCAACACAGGGTTAAAAGGAGAGATTCCATGGTCAATCTTGGAGCTCAAGAAACTGAGGTTCTTAGGTCTAAGTAACAACAGTCTCGGAGGCAAACTCTTACCTCAAATGGAAACAGAAATGCCTTGTCTCAACGCGCTCTATGTAAATGGAAATAACATCAGTGGAGAGCTGGGGTTCTCTGAGAAGTTCTATGAGAGGATGGGAAGAAGACTTGGTGTTTGGGGAAACCCTAATCTGTGTTACCACGGTGATGAAATCAAGAACATTCGTGATCATGCTCCTTTTGGAGTGAACCAATGCAAGAGAATCAAGGCGGAGACTTTGGCTTAA